From one Enterococcus sp. DIV2402 genomic stretch:
- a CDS encoding helix-turn-helix transcriptional regulator, with translation MQINRLFQIIYLLLNKKTITAKELATYFEVSLRTIYRDIELLATAGIPIYTKQGKGGGISLVDTYVLNKSLLSEQEQNEILFALQSLAITQSSETDNVLSKVSTLFNKRHTNWIEVDVSSWGSSIDSKNDFTMIKHAILDGRVLQLTYFNNSGEKSIRKIEPLKLVFKVNAWYLQAFCRIKNDNRTFKLSRMSDISVTEETFLPTVPSSLNTKTSVDQKWMPAQLRISPEGRYRVFDEFKEHEITQNTDQSFTIHTYLPESDWTIQHLLSFGHTLEVISPKKLRRQMQTKLTQMIKIYKNSTIT, from the coding sequence ATGCAAATCAATCGACTATTTCAAATTATCTATCTACTGTTAAATAAAAAAACAATCACCGCAAAAGAATTGGCGACTTATTTTGAAGTATCGCTTCGAACCATCTACCGTGATATTGAGCTACTTGCCACTGCGGGCATTCCTATCTATACAAAGCAAGGAAAAGGTGGTGGAATTTCTTTAGTAGATACTTATGTATTAAATAAATCATTACTTTCCGAACAAGAACAAAATGAAATCTTGTTTGCTTTACAGAGTTTAGCTATCACACAAAGTTCTGAAACAGATAACGTTCTTTCAAAAGTGAGCACTCTCTTTAATAAACGTCATACAAATTGGATTGAAGTCGATGTATCTTCTTGGGGAAGTAGTATCGATAGCAAAAATGATTTCACTATGATAAAACATGCGATTTTAGATGGTCGTGTGCTTCAACTAACTTATTTTAATAATTCAGGTGAGAAAAGTATTCGAAAAATCGAACCTTTAAAACTCGTTTTCAAAGTAAATGCTTGGTACCTTCAAGCATTTTGTCGTATTAAAAACGATAATCGAACCTTCAAGCTCTCACGTATGTCAGATATTAGCGTAACAGAGGAAACATTTTTACCTACTGTCCCCTCCTCACTGAATACCAAAACTTCCGTTGACCAAAAATGGATGCCAGCACAGTTACGGATTTCTCCTGAAGGTAGATACCGTGTGTTTGATGAATTCAAAGAACATGAAATCACCCAAAATACTGATCAATCATTCACTATTCACACTTATTTACCAGAATCTGATTGGACAATTCAACATCTGCTTTCTTTTGGTCATACACTTGAAGTTATTTCTCCTAAAAAGTTGCGTAGACAAATGCAAACTAAGTTAACACAAATGATTAAAATTTATAAAAATTCCACGATAACTTGA
- a CDS encoding nuclear transport factor 2 family protein has product MTLQLPPIIMTYFQAANTFDNHLLFTCFTEDALLYDEKKIFYGPSEIEKHMIEASNKLAVQAKILHFVEHDEQIIVTATITGNFAGSPLNLDYHFSLEQEKISKLTIVPSTSEE; this is encoded by the coding sequence ATGACTTTACAATTACCCCCAATAATTATGACCTATTTTCAAGCAGCCAATACGTTTGACAATCATTTATTGTTTACTTGTTTTACAGAAGATGCGCTTCTTTATGATGAAAAGAAGATATTTTATGGACCTAGTGAAATAGAAAAACATATGATTGAGGCAAGTAACAAATTAGCTGTTCAGGCAAAGATTTTGCATTTTGTAGAACACGACGAACAAATCATTGTTACGGCTACGATAACTGGGAATTTCGCGGGTAGCCCTCTTAATTTAGATTACCATTTTTCTTTAGAACAAGAAAAAATCAGTAAATTGACAATTGTCCCATCAACTAGCGAGGAGTGA
- a CDS encoding DNA alkylation repair protein, translating into MADRLKDIYSTNFLIGFGNKVTRVYPGFKSAEFLTAVLDDTWEDLSVRARSKQIATQLGCFLPANYETALEILFQLTDTCSGFAYLFFPDFVTIYGQEEADWELSMLALETFTTASTSEFAIRPFLLRDSKRTMDQLMSWATHPNEHIRRLASEGCRPRLPWAEALPLFKDNPEPVLALLELLKADPSLYVRKSVANNLNDISKDHPATVLQVAADWLGSNEQTNWIIRRACRTMIKEAHPVAMQLFGYAVDETAISDAKIAPTSKILTIGENCDIHYTVTICPEQTTQLRLEYGIDFIKANGKTSRKKFLLSDKTLVGKTILAGTRTHKWANLTTRRHYPGKHAIVLLVNGIEVAWTEIELH; encoded by the coding sequence ATGGCTGACAGATTAAAAGATATTTATTCAACAAATTTTTTAATAGGTTTTGGAAATAAAGTAACACGTGTGTATCCTGGCTTTAAAAGCGCTGAATTTCTTACTGCGGTATTAGATGATACATGGGAAGATCTATCAGTACGCGCACGTTCGAAACAGATTGCCACACAATTGGGATGTTTTCTCCCAGCCAATTACGAAACGGCGTTAGAAATTCTCTTTCAACTTACAGATACCTGTAGTGGTTTTGCTTATCTATTCTTTCCAGATTTTGTCACGATTTATGGACAAGAAGAAGCTGATTGGGAACTTTCGATGCTAGCTCTTGAAACATTTACGACCGCTTCAACTTCAGAATTTGCGATTCGACCGTTTTTATTACGCGACTCAAAACGAACAATGGACCAACTGATGAGTTGGGCAACTCATCCAAATGAACATATTCGTCGATTAGCAAGTGAGGGTTGTCGCCCGCGATTACCTTGGGCAGAAGCCTTACCTCTGTTCAAAGATAACCCAGAACCTGTGCTTGCACTTTTAGAATTGCTGAAAGCTGATCCTTCACTATATGTTCGTAAAAGTGTAGCTAACAATCTCAATGACATTTCAAAAGACCATCCGGCTACTGTCCTTCAAGTCGCAGCTGACTGGTTAGGTTCTAATGAACAGACAAATTGGATTATCCGTCGTGCGTGCCGAACGATGATAAAAGAAGCACATCCTGTAGCCATGCAATTATTTGGCTATGCAGTAGATGAAACGGCAATCAGTGATGCAAAAATTGCACCTACATCAAAAATACTAACCATTGGTGAAAACTGTGACATTCACTACACCGTAACTATTTGTCCAGAACAAACAACGCAACTCCGTCTTGAATATGGCATTGATTTTATCAAAGCTAATGGAAAAACGAGTCGGAAAAAATTTCTTTTATCCGATAAAACGCTTGTTGGAAAAACCATTTTGGCAGGAACTCGCACGCATAAATGGGCAAATTTAACCACTCGCCGCCACTACCCTGGTAAGCATGCGATTGTTTTGTTAGTAAATGGAATTGAAGTTGCCTGGACGGAAATAGAGTTACACTAA
- a CDS encoding beta-glucoside-specific PTS transporter subunit IIABC encodes MNYQEIAEKVIDGIGGTNNVNSLTHCATRLRFNLKDDSKANKKILEETPGVMGVTIGGGQYQVIIGSEVRHVYNEINKHLTPGTNSANEEEIEGQKKNIGTRFLETISSIFTPILPAITAAGMIKAVLALVVAFKWVDNTSQTYQIINFMADAGFYFLPILLANSAAKKFNCNPYLAMMVGGILLHPNFVTMVNTAKESGEAIKLGFLPIYNATYGSSVVPIILAVWFMSYMEKFADKYSPKMIKFFTVPLIAILVTGIVSLVVLGPIGFHIGNGIAAGILFLDTHVGWLVPMIIGAFFPLLVLTGTHYGIIPIGANNIMSVGYDAMIGPGNLASNIAQGGAALAVGLKSKDPVVKELGISSGITGVCGITEPALFGINMRFKTPLYAAMIGGGVGGLFIGFMGVKRFASGSPGLMTLPVYIGEDGFSNLIYACIGAAIAFGVAFVVSYILYKEKPAETAELDALEPTVDNAKDAEMISFFSPVDGQEMALSQVNDAAFASEAMGKGIAIIPSNGTFVSPINGTVEMVFETKHAIGLRSDEGLEVLIHIGLDTVKLAGKPFETFVKNGNRVQVGTPLVQADLNVIKAEGLETTTPIIFTNYTEFSKLNILNKTQVTSGDLLVEVGK; translated from the coding sequence ATGAATTATCAAGAAATAGCAGAGAAAGTCATTGATGGTATTGGAGGGACAAACAATGTCAATAGCCTAACACACTGTGCCACTCGTTTACGCTTCAATTTAAAAGACGATAGTAAAGCAAATAAAAAAATATTAGAAGAAACCCCTGGGGTAATGGGCGTAACGATAGGCGGTGGCCAATATCAAGTAATTATTGGTAGCGAAGTTCGTCATGTCTATAATGAAATAAACAAACATCTGACGCCTGGAACTAATTCAGCCAATGAAGAAGAAATTGAAGGACAAAAGAAAAATATCGGAACTCGTTTCTTAGAGACAATTTCTAGTATTTTCACGCCTATTTTGCCAGCAATTACAGCAGCTGGGATGATAAAAGCAGTTTTAGCTTTGGTGGTCGCATTCAAATGGGTAGATAATACTTCGCAAACGTATCAAATTATCAATTTTATGGCAGATGCAGGCTTTTATTTCTTACCTATTCTGTTAGCAAATTCAGCTGCTAAAAAATTCAACTGTAATCCCTATCTAGCTATGATGGTTGGAGGAATTTTACTTCATCCAAATTTTGTAACGATGGTTAATACTGCCAAAGAATCAGGTGAAGCAATCAAACTAGGATTTCTCCCTATCTATAATGCAACGTATGGATCATCCGTAGTCCCAATCATTTTAGCCGTTTGGTTTATGTCTTACATGGAAAAATTTGCTGATAAATATTCTCCAAAAATGATTAAATTCTTTACTGTTCCTTTAATCGCCATTTTAGTAACAGGAATTGTCTCATTAGTTGTATTGGGTCCGATTGGTTTCCATATTGGTAATGGAATTGCTGCAGGTATCTTATTCTTAGACACACATGTAGGTTGGTTAGTTCCAATGATTATTGGTGCATTCTTCCCACTATTAGTATTAACAGGAACACACTATGGAATTATTCCAATTGGCGCAAATAACATTATGTCAGTTGGTTATGATGCCATGATTGGGCCAGGAAACTTGGCTTCAAATATTGCTCAAGGTGGCGCTGCGCTAGCAGTTGGTTTGAAATCAAAAGATCCTGTTGTAAAAGAGTTAGGTATTTCTTCGGGAATTACCGGTGTCTGCGGAATCACTGAACCTGCCTTATTCGGTATTAATATGCGTTTTAAAACGCCTTTATATGCTGCCATGATTGGTGGTGGTGTTGGGGGACTCTTTATTGGATTTATGGGAGTAAAACGTTTTGCTTCTGGTTCTCCAGGCTTAATGACCTTACCTGTGTATATCGGTGAAGACGGTTTTAGCAATTTAATCTATGCCTGTATTGGTGCCGCTATTGCTTTTGGTGTTGCGTTTGTTGTTTCCTATATTTTATATAAAGAAAAACCAGCAGAAACTGCTGAATTAGATGCACTAGAACCCACTGTTGACAATGCAAAAGATGCAGAGATGATTTCATTTTTTTCACCAGTAGATGGTCAAGAAATGGCATTGTCACAAGTAAATGATGCTGCTTTTGCAAGTGAAGCAATGGGAAAAGGCATTGCCATCATCCCTTCTAACGGAACATTTGTCTCACCCATTAACGGCACTGTTGAAATGGTTTTTGAAACAAAACATGCGATTGGATTGCGTTCAGATGAAGGTTTAGAGGTATTAATTCATATTGGTTTAGATACTGTAAAATTAGCAGGAAAACCTTTTGAAACATTTGTAAAAAATGGGAATCGCGTACAAGTTGGTACTCCCTTAGTTCAAGCAGATTTAAATGTAATTAAAGCAGAAGGTCTCGAAACGACTACACCGATTATCTTTACGAACTATACAGAGTTTTCTAAACTGAATATATTAAATAAAACACAAGTTACAAGTGGTGATTTATTGGTGGAGGTAGGAAAATAA
- a CDS encoding amino acid ABC transporter permease: protein MTSFFSWNLVVEYFPNILSALPVTLMIVGIATIVGLFFGGVIAFLRIENIPVLSQIGAIFVSFIRGTPILVQLYVVYYGVPMLLQLIQIDVSSWNKIIFIYITYGLNTAAFQSETIRAAILSVPATQKEASIACGLTKYQMYTRVIFPQVVRVALPAFGTTTIALLQDTSLAFTIGVIDVVGKARAIGAVTFHTLEGYVGAAIIFIVLSMVLERIFALLERNMSFEQKRAMKIQLPKLFLFKRKKTELI from the coding sequence ATGACGAGCTTTTTTAGTTGGAACTTGGTAGTCGAATATTTCCCCAATATTCTTAGTGCACTACCAGTCACGCTCATGATTGTGGGAATTGCGACAATAGTAGGATTGTTTTTTGGAGGTGTGATTGCGTTTTTACGTATTGAAAACATTCCAGTTCTTAGTCAAATAGGGGCAATCTTTGTTTCGTTTATTCGAGGCACGCCGATTCTGGTTCAGTTGTATGTTGTTTATTACGGTGTACCAATGTTATTGCAGCTCATTCAAATTGATGTGAGTTCATGGAATAAAATTATTTTTATTTACATTACGTATGGATTAAACACCGCAGCATTTCAATCCGAGACAATTCGAGCCGCGATTTTAAGCGTACCAGCGACACAAAAAGAGGCAAGTATTGCTTGTGGATTGACAAAATACCAAATGTATACACGAGTTATTTTTCCTCAAGTCGTTCGAGTCGCATTGCCGGCATTTGGCACGACAACGATTGCCTTATTACAAGATACTTCACTCGCATTTACCATTGGTGTAATCGATGTGGTCGGAAAAGCACGAGCCATTGGAGCCGTTACTTTCCATACATTAGAAGGATACGTTGGAGCCGCTATTATTTTCATCGTATTAAGTATGGTTCTAGAACGCATCTTTGCTTTATTAGAACGGAATATGAGTTTTGAGCAAAAACGAGCGATGAAGATACAACTACCGAAATTATTTTTATTTAAACGAAAAAAAACGGAATTGATTTAA
- a CDS encoding amino acid ABC transporter permease encodes MSFDLSTMIHSLQVASQYIGTTLFMAIISLMIGMILGLGIALIRLYKVKVISPILQTIITLLKGVPIVLIILSIYLIASKQFDVWAESMGWSLRFKNFQMIWIAIVALSLLSTINSSEIFRGAFASIKKGQLDAAHSIGLSPFQTIQRVLLPQAIPVSLPMFSNLLINLIKASALGSMVSVVDVFAAAKITAQQNYRFLEAYIAVAIIYWALSFLIEKGAGFLEERMTRRLRRSTT; translated from the coding sequence ATGAGTTTTGATTTGAGCACGATGATTCATTCATTACAAGTAGCAAGTCAATATATTGGAACAACATTATTTATGGCAATCATCTCGTTAATGATTGGCATGATCTTAGGATTGGGAATTGCGTTAATTCGATTGTACAAGGTGAAAGTGATATCGCCTATTTTACAAACAATCATCACTCTTTTGAAAGGCGTTCCGATTGTACTGATTATTTTAAGTATCTATTTGATTGCTTCAAAACAATTTGATGTGTGGGCCGAATCAATGGGCTGGTCCTTGCGCTTTAAGAACTTTCAGATGATTTGGATTGCGATTGTCGCTTTAAGTCTTTTATCAACAATCAATAGTAGTGAAATCTTTCGTGGCGCATTTGCTTCGATTAAAAAAGGACAGTTGGATGCGGCACATTCAATTGGTTTATCACCTTTTCAAACGATACAACGTGTGCTGTTACCCCAAGCAATTCCTGTTTCTTTGCCAATGTTTAGCAATTTATTAATCAATTTGATTAAAGCTTCAGCATTGGGTTCAATGGTGAGTGTCGTAGATGTTTTTGCGGCAGCTAAAATTACTGCGCAACAAAATTACCGTTTTTTAGAAGCATACATTGCTGTAGCGATTATTTATTGGGCATTGAGTTTCCTCATCGAAAAAGGAGCAGGATTCTTAGAAGAACGAATGACACGTAGATTGAGGAGGTCAACGACATGA
- a CDS encoding 6-phospho-beta-glucosidase produces MTKNLVFPDGFLWGGATAANQYEGGYGQDGKGKAIVDVLPAGKNRKSVMLGRLDYKNLDEDTIYPGREAVDFYNHWEEDINHMIEMGFKAYRFSISWSRIFPTGIEEEPSEAGLAFYEQVIDKLVANHIEPVVTICHFDMPLHLVETYGSWRSRKVIDAYLHYSEALFKRFKGKVKYWITFNEINMLFHLPFMGAGIVFQEGEDEEAVKYQVAHNELVASALATKLAHEIDEKNQVGCMLAGGQYYPYSSHPDDVFDAMDKNRNIFFFSDIQVRGHYPNYAKKKLEQLGIQLQMEPADEEILQKYPVDFISFSYYSSRLTSADTSVGEVTAGNVIHSLRNEHLEASEWGWQIDPKGLRTTLNVLYERYEKPLFIVENGLGAKDELIDGTVEDDYRIDYLNKHMKAMRDAILIDGVDLIGYTSWGCIDLISASTGEMSKRYGYVYVDKDDTGQGTLNRYPKKSYYWYKDIIASNGASLE; encoded by the coding sequence ATGACAAAAAATTTAGTATTTCCTGACGGATTTTTATGGGGCGGTGCTACAGCTGCCAATCAATATGAAGGAGGCTATGGTCAAGATGGTAAAGGAAAAGCTATTGTTGATGTCTTGCCTGCTGGAAAAAATCGTAAATCAGTCATGCTTGGTCGTCTAGATTATAAAAATCTAGACGAAGATACTATTTATCCAGGTAGAGAAGCAGTCGATTTTTACAATCACTGGGAAGAAGATATTAATCATATGATTGAAATGGGATTTAAAGCCTACCGTTTTTCTATTTCTTGGAGCCGAATCTTCCCTACTGGTATAGAAGAAGAACCTAGTGAGGCTGGTCTAGCTTTTTATGAACAAGTCATTGATAAACTAGTTGCCAATCATATTGAACCAGTAGTTACTATTTGTCATTTTGATATGCCACTACATTTAGTAGAAACTTATGGTTCATGGAGAAGTCGTAAAGTAATAGATGCTTACTTGCATTATAGCGAAGCATTATTTAAACGGTTTAAAGGAAAAGTAAAGTATTGGATTACTTTTAATGAGATTAATATGCTTTTCCATTTACCATTCATGGGTGCGGGGATTGTTTTCCAAGAAGGTGAAGACGAAGAAGCTGTGAAATATCAAGTCGCGCATAACGAGCTGGTTGCATCCGCTTTGGCAACTAAATTAGCTCATGAAATTGATGAAAAAAATCAAGTAGGTTGTATGTTAGCAGGCGGACAATATTATCCTTATTCTAGTCATCCCGATGATGTTTTTGATGCTATGGATAAAAATCGCAATATCTTTTTCTTTAGTGATATCCAAGTACGTGGCCACTACCCAAATTATGCGAAGAAAAAATTAGAACAACTTGGAATTCAATTACAAATGGAACCTGCAGATGAAGAAATTCTTCAAAAATATCCTGTAGACTTTATTTCTTTTAGTTACTATTCTTCTCGCCTAACGAGTGCTGACACATCAGTAGGTGAAGTAACTGCAGGCAATGTCATTCATTCTCTTCGAAACGAACATTTAGAAGCCAGCGAATGGGGATGGCAAATTGATCCAAAGGGACTACGAACAACCTTAAATGTCTTATATGAACGTTATGAGAAGCCTTTATTTATTGTGGAAAACGGTTTAGGTGCTAAAGATGAGTTGATTGATGGTACCGTAGAAGATGATTATCGCATTGACTATCTAAACAAACACATGAAAGCAATGCGTGACGCAATTTTAATAGATGGCGTAGATTTAATTGGTTATACTTCTTGGGGGTGTATTGACTTAATCAGCGCTTCTACTGGCGAAATGAGTAAACGCTATGGGTATGTTTATGTAGATAAAGATGATACTGGACAAGGGACTTTAAACCGTTATCCTAAAAAATCATATTACTGGTATAAAGACATCATTGCTTCAAATGGTGCTAGTTTAGAATAA
- a CDS encoding GGDEF domain-containing protein, with the protein MSEKLHTNFINEIEHEYQKIDNQWLTLHYRTTIGVVCLGLIVELLLSILFYKVEQSQIVLTVSQYYIKYVLNPFLLNILFLILSVCTMRTRHLSSISRVYLLSISLIGVCMVFYSVHYIYSISIIFFAPILFTAFYGKYSLTTNVAIITIGCKLISDYFIYYDGNKPSPFESGISMMNMIISTLLLIFFYGISMVIIYFQKKKNMAVIQKEYERQTMQEQLLTDPLTHINNRLALLNVFQEMNQSIENSHYYLAMMDLDFFKKVNDSLGHAKGDECLQEIGKILKKHSSKSITPFRFGGDEFCILFEEISLEEVLQICNTLRQQINETIIKNFDLHLTISIGIAKYTTDMFAEDLLQNADTALYQAKSQRNHIMLYAE; encoded by the coding sequence ATGTCTGAGAAATTGCATACGAACTTTATTAATGAGATTGAACATGAATATCAAAAAATTGATAATCAATGGCTAACACTTCATTATCGAACAACAATTGGTGTGGTTTGTCTTGGATTAATTGTTGAGCTTTTATTATCTATACTCTTTTACAAAGTAGAGCAAAGTCAAATCGTACTCACAGTATCCCAATATTACATAAAATATGTACTCAATCCATTTCTACTAAATATTCTTTTTTTAATCCTAAGTGTCTGTACGATGAGAACTCGTCATTTAAGTTCCATTTCACGAGTCTATCTGCTATCGATTTCTTTAATCGGCGTGTGCATGGTCTTTTATTCTGTACATTATATCTACTCAATATCAATTATCTTTTTTGCACCTATTTTATTTACAGCTTTTTACGGAAAATATTCTTTGACAACAAATGTAGCGATTATTACTATCGGTTGCAAGTTAATCTCAGATTATTTTATTTACTACGATGGTAACAAGCCGTCTCCTTTTGAGTCTGGTATTTCTATGATGAATATGATTATCTCTACACTACTGCTAATCTTTTTTTATGGTATCAGCATGGTGATTATTTATTTTCAAAAAAAGAAAAATATGGCAGTCATTCAAAAAGAATATGAACGGCAAACAATGCAAGAACAATTATTAACTGATCCTCTGACACATATCAATAATCGTCTCGCTTTATTAAATGTATTTCAAGAGATGAATCAGTCCATCGAGAACAGTCACTATTATTTGGCGATGATGGATCTCGATTTTTTTAAAAAGGTGAATGATTCTCTGGGACATGCCAAAGGAGATGAATGCTTACAAGAGATTGGTAAAATTCTCAAAAAACATAGTAGTAAATCAATCACGCCTTTTCGCTTTGGTGGTGATGAATTTTGTATTTTATTTGAAGAAATAAGTCTTGAAGAAGTTCTTCAAATATGTAACACATTACGACAACAAATTAACGAAACAATTATCAAAAATTTTGACTTACACTTAACCATTAGTATTGGTATCGCAAAATATACAACCGATATGTTTGCAGAAGACTTGTTACAAAATGCTGATACTGCACTATATCAAGCCAAAAGTCAACGAAACCATATCATGTTGTATGCTGAATAA
- a CDS encoding transporter substrate-binding domain-containing protein — translation MKKSRWVTSGVITAALFVLGACGNNSAATEEKGTEIKIGTGNDALPFAYLNENGELDGYDVAILKAIDEKLPDYTFVLEGADFSTTLSNLESKKVDIAAYEYEINDERQEKFIYGDVGYSVWDTYIIFDPANGSTYNTFDDLAGKKIYVTTATNQAVMAENYLSEHPDAFELVYGEYNNEQIVQALTSGVVDATLSPQYQLDNWNNSFNTSLERGNEPVHNSNAFLLFNKKTDEKLIEAVNTGLQELIDDGTVKKLSEQYLKGDYVPK, via the coding sequence ATGAAAAAGTCAAGATGGGTCACTAGCGGAGTCATAACAGCAGCACTATTTGTATTAGGAGCATGTGGAAATAATTCAGCAGCAACTGAGGAAAAAGGAACCGAAATTAAAATTGGTACAGGGAATGATGCACTGCCTTTTGCATACTTAAATGAAAATGGCGAATTAGATGGTTATGATGTAGCTATCTTAAAAGCAATTGATGAAAAATTACCTGATTATACCTTTGTATTGGAAGGTGCTGATTTTTCGACAACATTATCTAATTTAGAGAGTAAAAAAGTCGATATTGCTGCTTATGAATATGAAATTAACGACGAAAGACAAGAAAAATTTATCTACGGAGACGTAGGTTACTCTGTATGGGACACATATATTATTTTTGATCCAGCAAATGGTTCAACATATAACACATTTGATGATTTAGCAGGTAAGAAAATTTATGTAACAACAGCAACAAACCAAGCAGTAATGGCAGAAAATTATTTATCAGAACACCCAGATGCATTTGAATTGGTTTATGGTGAATACAATAACGAACAAATTGTCCAAGCGTTAACTTCAGGTGTGGTGGATGCGACATTGAGCCCACAATACCAATTAGATAATTGGAACAATTCTTTTAATACTTCTTTAGAAAGAGGAAATGAACCAGTGCATAATTCGAATGCTTTTCTATTGTTTAATAAAAAGACTGACGAAAAATTAATCGAAGCTGTAAATACAGGATTACAGGAATTGATTGATGATGGAACTGTGAAAAAACTTTCTGAACAATACTTAAAAGGAGATTACGTTCCTAAATAA
- the licT gene encoding BglG family transcription antiterminator LicT, with translation MVIKKIINNNIVVSFNNAHNEIIVMGKGLGFKKSVGDSIDESQIEKTYVITQEWNVNKLTQMLLDIPIEHIQVANEIISFARVSLGKKLSDNLFLTLTDHIHYAIERKQEGIMLKNALLWEIKRFYNHEFLIGKEALNIIRHRLNVDLPEDEAGFIALHIVNANLDMKEVSQVSEMAEIIQNILNIVKYHFKIDIDEYSLNYERFVTHLKFFIQRLFSDTRLNDLETVQLMLKIKDQYTNEYACALKISNYVQSVFDRELEEDELIYLTIHIKRITTTD, from the coding sequence ATGGTTATAAAAAAAATAATTAACAATAACATTGTCGTTTCATTTAACAATGCACATAATGAAATAATTGTTATGGGAAAAGGCTTAGGATTCAAAAAAAGTGTTGGCGATTCTATTGACGAAAGCCAAATAGAAAAAACTTATGTTATCACCCAAGAATGGAATGTCAATAAATTGACGCAAATGTTATTAGATATTCCTATCGAGCATATTCAAGTTGCTAACGAAATTATCAGTTTTGCACGAGTTTCTTTAGGTAAGAAACTCAGTGATAATTTATTTTTGACCCTAACCGATCATATCCATTATGCCATTGAACGAAAACAAGAAGGCATTATGTTAAAAAACGCTCTTTTATGGGAAATCAAACGATTTTATAATCATGAATTTTTAATTGGGAAAGAAGCACTCAACATCATCCGTCATCGTTTAAATGTTGATTTACCTGAAGATGAAGCTGGTTTTATTGCTCTTCATATTGTAAATGCAAATTTAGATATGAAAGAAGTTAGCCAAGTGAGTGAAATGGCTGAAATTATTCAAAATATTCTTAATATCGTTAAATATCATTTTAAAATCGATATTGATGAGTATTCGTTAAATTACGAACGCTTTGTTACCCATTTAAAATTTTTCATTCAACGCTTATTTAGTGATACTCGTTTGAATGACTTAGAGACAGTACAACTTATGCTAAAAATTAAAGATCAATATACTAATGAATACGCCTGTGCTCTCAAAATAAGCAATTATGTTCAGAGTGTGTTTGACCGTGAATTAGAAGAAGATGAATTGATTTATTTAACAATTCACATTAAACGAATAACAACTACCGATTAG